Genomic segment of Candoia aspera isolate rCanAsp1 chromosome 2, rCanAsp1.hap2, whole genome shotgun sequence:
GTCCATTACAAACACAGCCGCTTCAGGTAAACAAAGTACAGCTTCTTCCAATATGTTACTTCCAGGTGTGCTGGGACTGCAGCTCCCCACATTTCTGGTGATGCTGgctagtaattctgggaattgtactcCAAAAACAGCTGGAGTTTTCATCTTGTGGGAAACTACCCATAATTACCCACTGCGGGGTTTGCCTATTAGAATTCCATGCAGAGTCTCTATTTTCAGGCTATCTTTAGGACTCAAATCCTCAGCCCTGAAATCAATTAGTTGAAATTATGCTGTGGAACTGGGGAAAGCTCAACAAGCATCAACCCCTGTGCTGAGTTTATTGACAGCTGTACTTACATTCCTCCTTATTTAAGTTCAGTCATGAATTGGTCTGCTGAGGAGTGTTACTGTTAAAGGCTGCAAAAAGGAGTGTAACCCAAGTTATGATAAATGGCATTATTTGGACAAGGAGTAACATTTGGTAAATAAATCCTGGATGCTTTGAAACAGTGGCTGTTCCTTCTTTCCATTCAATGGAGAAAGTTAAGGAATGGGAGGCTTTAGGAGGggtgttttctatttttctgtgctTTTGCTTAGCCAATAAGTCATATATTTGTGAAAATTACTGCAGTAAAggagatttgtttaattttatattctttaggagctcaaggtggtatatGTATATGGCATTCCCTATTCTTGTTTTTCCTTGTAACACCAACCTGTGAGGTAGGATGGCAAGATAATTTAATCAGATCAAAGTATTTTAGCAATACTTTAAAAACGTAAAATATTTTCTGAGCTGTTACATCAAGTTCAATTTAAAAGGGTTATTCATTTTACTTACATTCCACCTTTTCAGTCTGCTGAGTATTCAAAATGGCtaataaaatttggaaaaaagtttaaaatacatGTTAAACTGAAAttgatattaatttaattaaaattcttgTGAAAAAAGATGGAGAGCAAGCTTATTTTCCAAAGCATACTTGGAAACAGCAACCATGTATATGAGGTTGAAGAACTTTTTTGCAGCTGCTAACTTAAGTTTGGAACTGGCTGGCATTGAGTACTGTGGGTTGTATCAGTTGTTCTGTCTTTTAGCATCCATGTCAAAGGTATCTAGTCCATTGCCTGTGCTTCATTCAAATGCAAGATCTCCAAAACCCAAGGTCTCACCTTTCTCATTTTATATTATTCAAAAAATGCATGAGAGAACAAAGAAGAGAGGAAAACCAagaagaaaaagattgaacaAAGCTTACATTGGGTCTCCAAGTAATTTCAAGTAAGCAAGAGCAAATTTGTGTGTCTTATAGCATTTTATCCTTGCTATCTTCTGTGGAGCAGTTGCTTCTGAAGATATGTCTCCATTTGTGCTGGGGATGGAAAAGGAAAGTAAATTTAAAGAAATCATAGGTCGTACTATAGGAGCTGATACATATGTCTTGAACTTGTAGATTGTCACTGATATTTGTTATAAATCTAATATCTTTTAGACATCTGTGCCACATTGGATGGAATCCTCAAACGAATTCTGTTGTAAGTAGTTGCCAAATCTATAACTACTCCTCTGGGACCAGTACCACTACTTTCCCATTTGTACTTATTTGAAACTCTTGCTATTAAGACAAAAACTAGTTTTCTTTAATTAAGTTTAGGCTTTCACTTGATGTGTCAGAGCTGTGATCTAAATGATTCAAGATGTGCAATGAGATTTTACGAAGGTTTCCTGTAAGCTTGAAGCAGATGGGCATAGACCTGCAGTTGTTAAGAGCTTTTTCtcatttccatctttgtgcaacTCTCTTTACAGTAAATCTCCCTGTTTGCTGTGGCAATGCTTACAACTTCCTTAAAAGACTACTAAGAATTATAATTTAGCAAGGGAAAGCTTACAGAACTCCAACAATTTGACTGACCTCTCACAGCCTCCTAAGCCACAAGGAAACAATTATAATTATACCTTAGCCAGCAACATTGTTTTGGGTACGATATATGTATCATTTGATTTTCCCATATAAATCCTAGTGAATTTGGTGAACTGGGAAGCAATGAGACCCATGACCATTCTTCTGATATAAGTTTGTTACAAGATTGTTATGATTTATCTTGTAGACCAATATCGAGCCTGAATTAAAGATGATATTTGCTCAGGTTGGTATAACACAAGACCATCTGAAGGACAAGAGGACTtcaaaaaagatttttgaaacaaTTGAGAAACAAGGGGGAATCCAAGCTGTATTAAAAGAGGCAAAAGGTATACTTGGACAACTGTGTATAGCCATCAGCTGTTTTCTGCAAATACATTTAATGTTACTACACAAATATTGCAGGCTCCAGTTGGTTCATGTTTATGAGCTATTTATAAATTAATGGGTACAGTAATATTCAACTACTTATTTCCTATAGCATTTGTAAAGTTTCTTCCAAAGATATTTCTTTAAGGGTATTTAAACAATATCTTCTTCAAACTGCATTCCTTCAGGGCTCAGATATCCTGAAAATGAACATTGGGAAAAGTCCTTGTTTAGCAGTGTTCTACTGGCTTATTTGGTTATGAGAAATGTGTAGGAAAGGTGTGACCAAATACCtctctgtatatataaaaaaagtggATCTATAGTAATACCTGTATGCACCTTGCCCTAATTATTTGGGGATTGGCTATTGTGCTTCTTACACCATACGAAGGTGTGATGCATATGCCCTGCTAAGACCTTATCATATGATCTAAAAATCCTTGGGTGTGAATCAGCAAATTAGTTGCATTTGGAAACTTCCAGATACTTCTAAAATTATAATAGCTATTCTACCAATGGCAGTACTGAAAGTTCTTCCAAGCTTATTGAATACTGTCTGCACCAAAGGTTAAAACTAGAGCAACAGTGCTATAAGCCCCCCACGCCCCCAAATCTGGGATACCCATTAGCTGTAATCTCAGTTGGGCCAATGATGTTAAAAttaagtttctttaaaaagaaaaagcatttccATGGGTCTTTCAAAGTACTAGCTGGATAGAATGCAGCTAATGGCTGCCTGGACGTGATTGTAGAGGCCATGTATTAGGTTTTCTCTTGTACGTTACTAGCAGCACTGGAGGCTGAGACTTGAAGAAGCAGTCTTTCACACTTCCAGTAAACAGTGATTCTTCAGAGATGGTAATTTCCAGTGTGCCTTTTTCAAAAAGCTATCCTAGAAAGTTCACTGCTCAGGACAAGAGAGAAAGATTAATATTTCTAAACAATGAATTGATGCTAACAGAGAATAATATCTGGATTTGATAGTTCTGAGGAGGCTTGCATGACATATTTAACATGCACTCTTATCCTTTAAGTTAGTCCTGACTACATAACCATTCAAGGCCTGTAACCATAAATGTAAGAGCCTGAATATAAAATAGATACATGTTGAATAATTCCATTTACTAATAGAGTATTCCTCTACCAGGAAACAGTTAGAATTGCTGTTAATGCCAAAATGTTGGTTTACTTAAGTTGGGGTTTGTGAAACTAATGTATTGAAAAGTTTATTCAGTGGACAGAATTAGAGTTGAATAGCTAACTATGTTTTCATTTCATAGATCTTTCTTTTCTCAGTTAAATCACTTGACCGCCCTCTGCTTTATTTTCCATGATACAAATCAGACCATTAAATCAATCAGCTTCATGAGCTGGGTTCCATTCTCAGCAGCAGAAAGGAACTTCATTGCCAGACACCGCAAATGAAGGATACATGCCATAACACCATAGCTGTGCCTTCCTCCATTTCAGAATCACATGGATTACTCTGTAATGAGGGCCTTCTTCCTTCTGTGGTTATATCTGAAGGATCCTGCATGTCTCCTTCCAAAAGGACATCCCAACATAACTTGATCCAAAGCCTGAAGGAAGAGCATCTGAAAAGGGCATGTGGTGACTATCACCTAACTCCTGTCAGCCAAGAAGCTCTAATTTGTCAGATCAGAAAAGGAACACCATTAAAACCagcaagtattttctttttttttcttcccctctagGATCCACTTTATTTTAGTGTAGGATTAATGCCAGAAGTAATTTTAGGATTAAATTTTACAGGAAGTTCGGATGTGGAATGTACCACAAAACCTAAATAGTATTTTCTGTCAGAAGAGTTAAGTGTTTAGATACTTGCTTATAGTAAAGCAAAAAAGTTCATCTATTCAATATGTCTTGGTATTGACTAAGGTGAAATCACAGCAGTTATGGAAAAGGTTGCTGGAACTCTTGGTTTTTGTTTGCGTTCCATCTTGATGTTGCAATTCTGAAATGTCATGAACAGGCAAGCATTTTTAAAGGTCATAGAATGGCATAATGGCTGACTTGACATCTAGTGCTAATATAAAATCTTCTTGCTGAATTGGTGCAAGATTATCTAGCAGTCCTAACCCCTAGTTCTACGGAGGCCCTTTCTCCAGTATATCATGCAAACTACCTATGCATCTGCTGGTAAACTAGCGCAACTTTGTGCCTTTTTGAAATCAAGCATGTTCCTGGCCAATTCTAAGAAAGAAAGTTGGTATAACTAATTTTTAAGTTCAAGGAAGTGCTAGGTGTATAAACATGTCTGTCTGGGTATTCTGATGTTGTTCATTCCTAGTGCAAACTCTGTCTATAACTATCACTAGATTGTGAAGATCAGTTATCTGTGTCAGTTTCTCAGGCAGGTCTCACAAAGGAAAACTACTCATGTCACACAATGGCTTATGAAAAACAGGACCTATACGCAGAAATGGATCATAGATGGTCTGAGTGTCCTGTTTCTCCCTAGAGGCACAAGCCAGTTTATATCAAGGAAAGATTTTAATGGTCTTAAGCACcatacaagggacgcggtggcgctgcgggttaaaccgctgagctgtcgatcggaaggtcggcggttcgaaaccgcgcggcggggtgagctcccgttgctcgtcccagtttctgcacaccaagcagttcgaaaacatgcaaatgtgagtagattaattggtaccgcttcggcgggaaggtaacggcgttccgtgagtcatactggccacatgacccggaagtgtcctatggacaacgccggctccaaggctttgaaacggagatgagcaccgccccctagagtcggacacgactggactttacgtcaagggaaacctttacctttacctttaagcacCATACGTATATTGAGAATAAGATGGGATGCACATCTCAGTGATAAAAAGATCAGTACTGAAGCGATGAA
This window contains:
- the LOC134492257 gene encoding actin nucleation-promoting factor WASL-like → MKDTCHNTIAVPSSISESHGLLCNEGLLPSVVISEGSCMSPSKRTSQHNLIQSLKEEHLKRACGDYHLTPVSQEALICQIRKGTPLKPVAQNQPPKDEGIVAALKVVIQKRHKAIHASEFESDLENEEEWDE